Part of the Vicinamibacteria bacterium genome, GTCTTCTGGGAGATGCGGACGCTCTTGCGACCTTTCCGTGCTTCACACGTCTTCAGGGGTGAAGGCCGCACGGGCGGTCACGAACGCGAATCAAGGAGCGAACAATGACGGACTTAAGACAAGCGGTGAGAGAACGTTACGGGCGGATTGCCACCGAGAGCCGACAGGGCGGGTGCTGCGGTGGAACATCGAGCTGCGGCACGGCCGACCCCGGAGCACAGTCCGAGCGGCTCGGCTACTCGGAGGCTGAGCTCGAGAGTCTTCCCGAGGGCGCGAATCTCGGCCTCGGGTGCGGCAATCCGCAGGCGATTGCCGCATTGAGACCCGGAGAGACTGTCCTGGACCTCGGGAGCGGAGGGGGCATCGACTGCTTTCTCGCGGCTCAACAGGTCGGGCCATCGGGTCGCGTCATCGGGGTGGACATGACCCCGGAGATGATCGTGAGAGCGCGTGAGGCGGCGAGAAAAGCGCCCGGCGCCGAGCGGGTCGAGTTCCGCTTGGGAGAGATCGAGCACCTACCCGTCGCCGACGAGAGCGTCGACGTCATCATCTCCAACTGTGTCGTCAATCTCTCCGTCGACAAGCCAGCCGTCTATCGGGAAACGTATCGGGTGCTGAAGCCCGGGGGGAGGATCGCCATCTCCGATATCGTCGCAACGGCAGAGCTTCCCCAGGACGTCCAGAATGACCTCGATGCCTACACCGGATGCATGGCGGGGGCGACGTCCATCCATGTTATCGAGGAGATGCTTCGCGACACCGGGTTCGAGCAAATCCAGGTGAGACCTCAGCAGGCAACGCGTGAGCTCGTCTCGGAATGGTCCAGGCACCGCCCCCTCGAGGATTATCTGGTTTCGGCTACCATAGAGGCGGTGCGTCCGGCGTCCGTCTAATG contains:
- a CDS encoding arsenite methyltransferase; its protein translation is MTDLRQAVRERYGRIATESRQGGCCGGTSSCGTADPGAQSERLGYSEAELESLPEGANLGLGCGNPQAIAALRPGETVLDLGSGGGIDCFLAAQQVGPSGRVIGVDMTPEMIVRAREAARKAPGAERVEFRLGEIEHLPVADESVDVIISNCVVNLSVDKPAVYRETYRVLKPGGRIAISDIVATAELPQDVQNDLDAYTGCMAGATSIHVIEEMLRDTGFEQIQVRPQQATRELVSEWSRHRPLEDYLVSATIEAVRPASV